One Sandaracinaceae bacterium genomic window carries:
- a CDS encoding PhoH family protein, which produces MQKNFVLDTNVLLHDPGALYAFEDNAVVVPIYVIEEIDKFKRDMNELGRSARGVSRMLDELRAQGNLAEGVDLPEGGHLRVAFSERRLPTAMTSVGHEVDSRIIAVALDVKDQGPEKPTILVSKDVNLRIRADALGLVAADYEHDRTRLDELYTGVFEVEVDGDTVDAFYREGEMPPPEDAKPNAFVQLIDRGNPSHGAMGRVEPNGQRVVKLPTKRDRVWGIGARNREQSFALNLLLDDRIKLVTIVGKAGTGKTLIALAAALHKAHEEKVYQRVLVSRPIFPLGRDIGYLPGDIEEKLRPWMQPIFDNLELLMGLTSEDRRNGRSYEEMLHLGMLEVEPLTYIRGRSIPDQFLIVDEAQNLTTHEVKTIVSRAGEGTKIILTGDPYQIDNPYMDATSNGLVHTVNRLRGQTIAGHITLRKGERSELAELAANIL; this is translated from the coding sequence GTGCAAAAGAATTTCGTCCTCGACACGAACGTCCTCCTCCACGACCCCGGCGCGCTCTACGCGTTCGAGGACAACGCCGTCGTCGTGCCGATCTACGTCATCGAAGAGATCGACAAGTTCAAACGCGACATGAACGAGCTGGGGCGCTCGGCGCGCGGGGTCAGCCGCATGCTCGACGAGCTGCGCGCCCAGGGGAACCTCGCGGAGGGCGTCGACCTTCCCGAGGGCGGGCATCTCCGGGTGGCGTTCAGCGAGCGGCGGCTGCCGACGGCGATGACGAGCGTCGGGCACGAGGTGGACTCCCGCATCATCGCCGTGGCGCTCGACGTCAAGGACCAGGGCCCCGAGAAGCCCACCATCCTGGTGAGCAAGGACGTCAACCTGCGCATCCGCGCGGACGCCCTCGGCCTGGTGGCGGCGGACTACGAGCACGACCGCACCCGGCTCGACGAGCTCTACACGGGCGTGTTCGAGGTGGAGGTCGACGGCGACACGGTGGACGCCTTCTACCGCGAAGGCGAGATGCCGCCGCCGGAGGACGCCAAGCCCAACGCGTTCGTGCAGCTCATCGATCGCGGCAACCCCAGCCACGGCGCGATGGGGCGCGTGGAGCCGAACGGCCAGCGCGTGGTGAAGCTGCCGACCAAGCGCGACCGCGTCTGGGGCATCGGCGCGCGCAACCGCGAGCAGAGCTTCGCGCTCAACCTGCTGCTCGACGACCGGATCAAGCTGGTCACCATCGTCGGCAAGGCGGGCACCGGCAAGACGCTCATCGCGCTCGCGGCCGCGCTCCACAAGGCGCACGAGGAGAAGGTCTATCAGCGCGTGCTCGTCTCGCGCCCCATCTTCCCGCTGGGCCGCGACATCGGCTACCTCCCGGGCGACATCGAGGAGAAGCTCCGGCCCTGGATGCAGCCCATCTTCGACAACCTCGAGCTCCTGATGGGCCTGACCAGCGAGGACCGCCGCAACGGCCGCAGCTACGAGGAGATGCTCCACCTGGGCATGCTCGAGGTGGAGCCGCTGACCTACATCCGCGGCCGCTCCATCCCGGACCAGTTCCTCATCGTCGACGAGGCGCAGAACCTCACCACGCACGAGGTGAAGACCATCGTCTCGCGCGCGGGTGAAGGCACGAAGATCATCCTGACGGGCGACCCGTACCAGATCGACAACCCCTACATGGACGCGACGAGCAACGGCCTCGTGCACACCGTCAACCGCCTGCGGGGCCAGACCATCGCGGGTCACATCACGCTCCGAAAGGGCGAGCGCTCGGAGCTCGCGGAGCTGGCGGCCAACATCCTCTGA
- a CDS encoding DUF1343 domain-containing protein, which translates to MRCLLALSIVALSGCGSAGEASDRGAPAPPPALPESAPARPIAPDPEPALQPPGLAIRIPVALEREIDAAVWRTVDAGGAPGAVVVIGRADGVLFQRAYGRRALEPTPQPMTLDTVFDLASLTKAVATASSIWTLFERGRLSLDTPVVEHVPGVDPRVTVRHLLLHTSGLPAVNPLRDYEGTREEAIAAIAGLPLEHPPGARVRYSDLGYVLLGEVVAAVSGRALDEYAREAVFEPMGMAETRFSPPEAWRARIAPTERAERRGGVLIHGVVHDPRAWRLGGVSGNAGLFSTAADLTRFARGLLGGEHVLSPESLSAMTEPHRLPGGARALGWDVGRAGLSARAYGHGGYTGTSLWMDPERDVFVLLLSNRVHPDGEGDVQPLVRALGPLAARAADEALPTPAAVLPGIDVLEREGFARLAGARIALLTHDAARARDGRRTLDVLRASPVDVVRVWAPEHGLDVDREGHVADGVDRRTGLPVHGLFGRTRAPTDAMLEGADAIVVDLQDVGVRFYTYASTVRRVLEVAKERDLRVVILDRPDPLGGGPPAGPVSEEALASFVNHHPLPTVHGMTLGELATLLNAERDIDADLEVVELRGWSRAPWSETGLRWVPPSPNLRTPEQVRLYPALALLEPTNVSVGRGTDTPFEVVGAPWIDARLAETEIPGVALEVASFRPRSSRHRGVRCHGVRVRVVEPARYDPVRTGLALARALHTLYPERWETERLARLVGHRGIVEGLLEGVTLDALEAGWRPDLQRFGEVRARYLRYARHSRAAARDGR; encoded by the coding sequence GTGAGGTGTCTGCTCGCGCTGAGCATCGTGGCCCTCTCGGGCTGTGGGTCGGCCGGGGAGGCGTCCGACCGGGGTGCGCCCGCGCCGCCTCCCGCGCTCCCCGAGAGCGCCCCGGCGCGCCCCATCGCCCCTGACCCCGAGCCTGCGCTCCAGCCGCCGGGGCTCGCGATCCGGATCCCCGTGGCGCTCGAGCGCGAGATCGACGCCGCCGTCTGGCGGACCGTGGACGCGGGCGGCGCCCCTGGCGCGGTGGTGGTCATCGGGCGCGCGGACGGAGTCCTCTTCCAGCGCGCCTACGGTCGGCGCGCCCTCGAGCCCACGCCCCAGCCGATGACGCTCGACACGGTCTTCGACCTCGCCTCGCTCACCAAGGCGGTCGCCACCGCCAGCTCCATCTGGACGCTGTTCGAGCGCGGGCGGCTGTCGCTCGACACGCCGGTCGTCGAGCACGTCCCCGGGGTCGATCCCCGCGTCACGGTGCGGCACCTGCTCCTGCACACCTCCGGGCTTCCGGCGGTGAACCCGCTCCGCGACTACGAGGGCACCCGCGAGGAGGCGATCGCGGCCATCGCGGGGCTGCCGCTCGAGCACCCGCCGGGCGCGCGCGTCCGCTACAGCGACCTCGGCTACGTGCTGCTCGGCGAGGTCGTCGCCGCGGTGAGCGGGCGGGCCCTCGACGAGTACGCGCGCGAGGCGGTCTTCGAGCCGATGGGCATGGCGGAGACGCGCTTCTCGCCGCCCGAGGCGTGGCGCGCCCGGATCGCCCCGACCGAGCGGGCCGAGCGTCGAGGCGGCGTGCTGATCCACGGCGTCGTGCACGACCCGCGCGCGTGGCGTCTGGGCGGTGTCTCCGGGAACGCGGGGCTCTTCTCCACCGCGGCGGATCTCACCCGGTTCGCGCGGGGGCTGCTCGGCGGCGAGCACGTCCTGTCGCCGGAGAGCCTCTCCGCGATGACCGAGCCGCATCGCCTCCCCGGCGGGGCCCGCGCGCTCGGCTGGGATGTCGGCCGCGCAGGGTTGAGCGCCCGCGCCTACGGTCACGGCGGCTACACCGGCACGTCGCTCTGGATGGATCCGGAGCGAGACGTCTTCGTGCTGCTGCTCTCCAACCGCGTCCACCCCGACGGCGAAGGCGACGTGCAGCCGCTGGTGCGCGCGCTCGGCCCGCTCGCCGCGCGCGCGGCGGACGAAGCGCTGCCCACGCCCGCCGCGGTGCTCCCCGGGATCGACGTGCTGGAGCGCGAGGGCTTCGCGCGGCTCGCCGGCGCGCGGATCGCGCTGTTGACCCACGACGCGGCGCGGGCGCGCGACGGCCGCCGCACCCTCGACGTGCTGCGCGCGTCGCCGGTCGACGTGGTGCGCGTGTGGGCGCCCGAGCACGGGCTGGACGTCGATCGGGAGGGGCACGTGGCCGACGGCGTCGATCGGCGCACGGGGCTCCCCGTGCACGGCCTCTTCGGGCGCACCCGAGCCCCCACCGACGCGATGCTCGAGGGCGCGGACGCCATCGTGGTCGACCTCCAGGACGTCGGCGTGCGGTTCTACACCTACGCGTCCACCGTGCGGCGCGTGCTCGAGGTCGCGAAGGAGCGGGACCTGCGCGTCGTGATCCTCGACCGCCCCGATCCCCTCGGCGGCGGCCCGCCCGCCGGCCCGGTCTCCGAGGAGGCCCTCGCGTCCTTCGTCAACCACCACCCGCTCCCCACCGTGCACGGCATGACGCTGGGCGAGCTGGCGACGCTCCTGAACGCGGAGCGAGACATCGACGCGGACCTCGAGGTCGTCGAGCTGCGGGGCTGGTCCCGCGCGCCGTGGTCGGAGACCGGGCTTCGCTGGGTGCCTCCCTCGCCGAACCTGCGCACGCCCGAACAGGTCCGGCTCTACCCCGCGCTCGCGCTGCTCGAGCCGACCAACGTCAGCGTCGGCCGGGGCACGGACACGCCCTTCGAGGTCGTCGGCGCCCCGTGGATCGACGCGCGCCTCGCCGAGACCGAGATCCCCGGCGTGGCGCTCGAGGTCGCGTCGTTCCGGCCCCGCTCGAGCCGTCACCGAGGCGTGCGATGCCACGGGGTGCGCGTCCGCGTGGTGGAGCCCGCCCGGTACGATCCGGTGCGCACCGGGCTCGCCCTCGCGCGCGCGC
- a CDS encoding Ig-like domain-containing protein codes for MPRYVWLLLPLLAACDGSGDAPDAAVEDAGLSDAGGDAGRDAGVDAGPPVTGCDLARDGGLVGDAGPMPAPDAFDPPRGPGGPATVFSADQLGEPCAYLPMGDTDEDHHNTGFFLDGYLVRPWAHERGRGGVAVWDISTPCAPVLVANVLDAQIRETHSTGLSRIGGRWIAVASLQGIQIWDASDVTAPALVTDLALPGVRYPDSYMRVVMSVFWQAPYLFVGASDNGIYVIDAGDPTSPEIVAQWLPEPLFRVGQVIVIGNWLYAFSSEGSVAAVVDVRDPRSPRPVPGGRWTITNGDEDRLERPVPLPAYFGHVSGGYAYHPRIGIGGGLAIFDVRDPFAPAFVGDFDAPDGDGGYVYLKEGVAYVGLSDYGAAIDVRDPSAPVLLRRFELTGDLDTVTPFGNVALVSVDDDAVAGQASAIMPMFEAVDARGPAVNMVVPTDGAVDQPLSTRIGLTFDEFVEMNSVWAGSVLLRETESGRVVQAHLSGQEGVVNLWPTHPLSPATEYTLTVPAGGVTDLNGNATASTFGATFTTVACEE; via the coding sequence GTGCCGCGCTACGTCTGGCTGCTGCTTCCCCTCCTCGCCGCCTGCGATGGCAGCGGCGACGCCCCCGACGCGGCCGTCGAAGACGCCGGCCTCTCCGACGCGGGTGGAGACGCGGGTCGAGACGCGGGCGTGGACGCGGGCCCGCCCGTCACGGGCTGTGACCTCGCGCGCGACGGCGGCCTGGTCGGCGACGCCGGGCCGATGCCGGCGCCGGACGCCTTCGATCCGCCCCGCGGTCCGGGCGGCCCGGCGACGGTGTTCTCGGCCGACCAGCTGGGCGAACCGTGCGCGTACCTCCCGATGGGGGATACCGACGAGGACCACCACAACACCGGCTTCTTCCTCGACGGATACCTCGTGCGACCGTGGGCCCACGAGCGGGGCCGGGGCGGCGTCGCGGTGTGGGACATCTCGACGCCCTGCGCGCCCGTGCTCGTGGCCAACGTGCTGGACGCGCAGATCCGCGAGACGCACTCCACCGGGCTCTCGCGCATCGGAGGCCGATGGATCGCGGTGGCGTCCCTCCAGGGGATCCAGATCTGGGACGCGTCCGACGTGACCGCCCCCGCGCTCGTGACCGATCTCGCGCTCCCGGGCGTGCGCTACCCGGACTCCTACATGCGCGTGGTGATGAGCGTCTTCTGGCAGGCGCCCTATCTCTTCGTCGGCGCGTCCGACAACGGGATCTACGTCATCGACGCGGGCGATCCCACCTCGCCCGAGATCGTCGCGCAGTGGCTCCCCGAGCCGCTCTTCCGCGTCGGTCAGGTGATCGTGATCGGGAACTGGCTCTACGCGTTCTCGAGCGAGGGCAGCGTCGCCGCGGTGGTGGACGTGCGCGACCCGAGGAGCCCGCGCCCCGTGCCGGGCGGGCGCTGGACCATCACGAACGGCGACGAGGACCGACTCGAGCGCCCGGTGCCCCTCCCCGCGTACTTCGGACACGTCAGCGGCGGCTACGCCTACCACCCGCGGATCGGCATCGGCGGAGGGCTGGCCATCTTCGACGTGCGCGACCCGTTCGCGCCGGCCTTCGTCGGTGACTTCGACGCCCCGGACGGAGACGGCGGCTATGTCTACCTCAAGGAGGGCGTCGCCTACGTCGGGCTGAGCGACTACGGCGCGGCGATCGACGTGCGCGATCCGAGCGCGCCCGTTCTCCTTCGCCGCTTCGAGCTGACCGGGGACCTCGACACGGTCACGCCCTTCGGGAACGTCGCGCTGGTGAGCGTGGACGACGACGCGGTGGCCGGACAGGCGAGCGCGATCATGCCCATGTTCGAGGCGGTCGACGCGCGCGGGCCGGCGGTGAACATGGTGGTGCCCACCGACGGCGCCGTCGATCAGCCGCTGAGCACCCGGATCGGGCTGACCTTCGACGAGTTCGTGGAGATGAACAGCGTCTGGGCCGGCTCGGTGCTCCTCCGCGAGACCGAGAGCGGGCGCGTCGTGCAGGCGCACCTCTCGGGGCAAGAGGGCGTGGTCAACCTGTGGCCGACGCACCCGTTGTCGCCAGCCACGGAGTACACGCTGACCGTCCCGGCGGGGGGCGTGACGGATCTGAACGGCAACGCGACGGCGTCCACGTTCGGCGCGACGTTCACCACCGTCGCCTGCGAGGAGTGA